Proteins encoded in a region of the Malaciobacter mytili LMG 24559 genome:
- a CDS encoding cytochrome b has translation MAKFTKANSVGEWLDQRLNTTALNKVLMTEYWIPKDINFLWAMGVLLATTFGILVISGLFLMMYYKPDVNLAFDSVNYTIMQEVAYGWLFRHMHGVAASVVFLIIYIHMFTGIYYGSYKQGREMIWISGMLLFMTFSAAGFSGYMLPWGQMSYWAAMVITNLFGGVPIIGDALVVWIRGDFNVADATLTRFFMLHVFLLPIVIMGLIGLHFYTLRIPHVNNQSSEDIDFDAEAEKYLSGNKKESKVIPFWPIFISKDLAVLGIFLIFYFYLVFFHYNFAMDPVNFDPADNMVTPAHIYPEWYFLWSYEVLRGFFFDVGPIKAFDIGLAAFGFANAIFLLLPFLDRDPAVLPAYKRPGFNVWFWILMVDLIVLTVYGKLPPTGINAWVGFVSAMLFIILFLVLPIITKADAKKRGA, from the coding sequence ATGGCAAAATTTACTAAAGCAAACTCTGTTGGTGAGTGGTTAGATCAAAGATTAAACACTACAGCACTAAACAAAGTTTTAATGACTGAGTATTGGATTCCAAAAGATATTAACTTCTTATGGGCAATGGGTGTATTACTAGCTACTACTTTTGGTATATTAGTAATTTCTGGTCTATTTTTAATGATGTATTACAAGCCTGATGTAAATCTAGCTTTTGATTCAGTTAATTACACAATTATGCAAGAAGTTGCATATGGTTGGTTATTTAGACATATGCATGGTGTTGCAGCTTCTGTTGTATTCTTAATTATTTATATTCACATGTTTACAGGAATTTATTATGGTTCTTATAAACAAGGTAGAGAGATGATTTGGATTTCAGGTATGTTATTATTTATGACATTCTCTGCTGCTGGATTCTCTGGATATATGTTACCATGGGGACAAATGTCTTACTGGGCTGCAATGGTTATTACAAACCTATTTGGTGGTGTTCCTATTATTGGAGATGCTCTTGTTGTATGGATTAGAGGTGACTTTAACGTTGCTGATGCTACATTAACAAGATTCTTTATGTTACACGTATTCTTATTACCTATTGTTATTATGGGTCTAATTGGATTACACTTCTATACATTAAGAATTCCTCACGTTAATAACCAATCTTCTGAAGATATTGATTTTGATGCTGAAGCTGAAAAATATTTAAGTGGAAATAAAAAAGAGTCTAAAGTTATTCCTTTCTGGCCAATTTTTATCTCTAAAGATTTAGCTGTATTAGGAATTTTCTTAATTTTCTATTTCTATTTAGTATTCTTCCATTATAACTTTGCTATGGACCCAGTAAACTTTGATCCAGCAGATAATATGGTTACTCCTGCACATATTTACCCAGAGTGGTATTTCTTATGGTCATATGAAGTATTAAGAGGTTTCTTCTTTGATGTTGGTCCTATTAAAGCATTTGATATTGGATTAGCTGCATTTGGTTTTGCAAATGCTATTTTCTTATTATTACCATTTTTAGATAGAGATCCTGCTGTTTTACCAGCTTATAAAAGACCTGGATTTAATGTATGGTTCTGGATTTTAATGGTTGATTTAATAGTATTAACTGTTTATGGTAAATTACCTCCAACAGGTATCAATGCATGGGTTGGATTTGTTTCAGCTATGTTATTTATTATCTTATTCTTAGTATTACCAATTATCACAAAAGCAGATGCTAAAAAGAGAGGTGCATAA
- a CDS encoding Rieske 2Fe-2S domain-containing protein, translating to MSNDTNRRDFLGYTFAAVAAVGGAASLVGMKKVWDPLPSVLAGGFTKVDLSGIKAGEPSTIMWRGKPIFVLKKTAEMENSDRDLVIGNDRFTIAIGLCTHLGCIPAWKKSMWKCACHGGEFDASGKQVFGPPPRPLDLPPFSVSGNTLTLGEEGPEYKKIASAMKA from the coding sequence ATGTCTAACGATACAAATAGACGAGATTTTCTTGGTTATACGTTTGCTGCAGTTGCTGCAGTTGGTGGTGCCGCTTCTTTAGTTGGGATGAAGAAGGTATGGGATCCACTACCAAGCGTACTAGCAGGTGGTTTTACTAAGGTTGATCTTAGTGGAATTAAAGCTGGTGAACCAAGTACAATCATGTGGAGAGGGAAACCGATTTTTGTGCTTAAAAAAACTGCTGAAATGGAAAATTCTGATAGAGATTTAGTAATTGGAAATGATAGATTTACAATTGCTATAGGTCTATGTACTCACCTAGGATGTATTCCTGCATGGAAAAAATCTATGTGGAAATGCGCATGTCACGGGGGAGAATTTGATGCAAGTGGTAAGCAAGTATTTGGACCTCCTCCAAGACCTCTTGATTTACCTCCATTTAGTGTTTCTGGGAATACTCTTACTTTAGGTGAAGAAGGTCCAGAATACAAAAAAATCGCTTCTGCGATGAAGGCATAA
- the thrC gene encoding threonine synthase — MNFIETRGNDGIHPKEVTFSEAILNPSASFGGLYVPKQLPKLEENFILNHINKSYKELAYDILKAFEIDIEEEEINKALALYDNFDDKNNPCPVVKVKEDLFVHEQYHGPTRAFKDMALQPFGSILSSIAKKRDEKYLILAATSGDTGPAALNTFKNKENIKIACLYPDGGTSDVQRLQMVCEDGENQKIIGIKGNFDDAQTALKNLLASKSFKQELENDGIKLSAANSVNFGRIIFQIIYHFHSYIELLKQDEIKFGEKIYLVVPSGNFGNVLGGYYAKKMGLPIEKLLVASNENNILTQWLNTGVYDIRDKKLILTKSPAMDILKSSNIERVIFDLFGAKRTKEIFDSLNNENIFTLSNEETKLLQEEFSAIYSDDAFGAKKIKEFLDQGYLMDPHTATCLKAYENLKQKNLKTVIYSTAEWTKFSPTVLNALNENNIKYSDKEALEEISSRYNAKLPESIKELFSAKIIHNLVINKEDIEKEIVNFIREK, encoded by the coding sequence ATGAATTTTATTGAAACAAGAGGAAATGACGGAATTCATCCAAAAGAAGTAACTTTTAGTGAAGCAATTTTAAATCCAAGTGCTTCATTTGGTGGATTATATGTACCAAAACAGTTACCAAAATTAGAAGAAAACTTCATTTTAAATCATATCAATAAAAGCTATAAAGAGCTTGCTTATGATATTTTAAAAGCATTTGAAATTGATATTGAAGAAGAAGAGATAAATAAAGCCTTAGCTTTATATGATAACTTTGATGATAAAAATAATCCTTGTCCAGTGGTAAAAGTAAAAGAGGATTTATTTGTACATGAACAATATCATGGACCAACAAGAGCTTTTAAAGATATGGCTTTACAACCTTTTGGTTCAATTCTTTCTTCAATTGCTAAAAAAAGAGATGAAAAATATCTTATTTTAGCAGCAACATCAGGAGATACAGGACCTGCTGCTCTTAATACTTTTAAAAATAAAGAAAATATTAAAATCGCTTGTTTATATCCAGATGGAGGAACATCTGATGTTCAAAGATTACAAATGGTTTGTGAAGATGGAGAAAATCAAAAAATCATTGGAATAAAAGGTAATTTTGATGATGCTCAAACTGCATTAAAAAACCTTTTAGCCTCAAAATCTTTTAAACAAGAATTAGAAAATGATGGGATTAAATTAAGTGCTGCAAACTCTGTAAATTTTGGAAGAATTATTTTCCAAATTATTTATCATTTCCATTCATATATTGAATTATTAAAACAAGATGAAATTAAATTTGGTGAAAAAATTTATTTAGTAGTACCAAGTGGTAACTTTGGAAATGTACTTGGAGGATATTATGCTAAAAAAATGGGGTTACCAATTGAAAAACTTTTAGTAGCTTCAAATGAAAATAATATTTTAACTCAATGGTTAAATACAGGGGTATATGATATAAGAGATAAAAAATTAATTCTTACTAAATCACCCGCTATGGATATTTTAAAATCTTCAAATATTGAAAGAGTTATTTTTGACTTATTTGGAGCAAAAAGAACAAAAGAGATTTTTGATTCTTTAAATAATGAAAATATCTTTACATTATCAAATGAAGAGACAAAACTTTTACAAGAAGAGTTTAGTGCTATTTATTCAGATGATGCTTTTGGAGCTAAAAAAATAAAAGAATTTTTAGATCAAGGGTATTTAATGGACCCACATACAGCTACTTGTTTAAAAGCTTATGAAAATTTAAAACAAAAAAATTTAAAAACAGTTATTTACTCAACTGCTGAATGGACAAAGTTTTCACCAACAGTTTTAAATGCTTTAAATGAAAATAATATTAAATATTCTGACAAAGAAGCTTTAGAAGAAATTTCTTCTAGATACAATGCTAAATTACCTGAAAGTATTAAAGAATTATTTTCTGCAAAAATAATCCATAATTTGGTTATTAATAAAGAAGATATAGAAAAAGAAATTGTAAATTTCATTAGAGAGAAATAG
- the argB gene encoding acetylglutamate kinase yields the protein MQKKHQKVQVLLDAIPHIKKFYGKTIVIKYGGSAQTSPELQEKFAEDIVLLKLVGMNPVIVHGGGARISELLNKLEIHSEFVDGHRVTSKETMRVVEMVLSGEINKNITSLLNHHGAKAIGISGKDSSIIKATPKDNGKFGYTGVITEVNGTIINNLIKEGFIPVIAPIADSAEPNHPGFNINADVAASKVAQALKAQKVLFLTDTVGVLDKQGNLLNSLDQNDVENYKADGTIAGGMIPKVDSCIDAIYNGVNKAHIIDGRVEHSILLELFTSDGIGTQFIRKDGNNNGIDIEKLLNEK from the coding sequence ATGCAAAAGAAACATCAAAAGGTTCAAGTTCTACTTGATGCTATTCCTCACATTAAAAAATTTTATGGAAAAACAATTGTTATAAAATATGGTGGTTCTGCACAAACTTCTCCTGAATTACAAGAAAAATTCGCAGAAGATATTGTGTTATTAAAACTTGTTGGGATGAACCCTGTAATAGTTCATGGTGGGGGCGCTAGAATTTCTGAATTATTAAATAAATTGGAAATTCACTCTGAGTTTGTTGATGGACATAGAGTTACAAGTAAAGAGACTATGAGAGTAGTTGAAATGGTTTTAAGTGGTGAGATAAATAAAAATATCACTTCACTATTAAATCATCATGGAGCAAAAGCAATTGGAATTTCAGGAAAAGATTCTTCAATTATAAAAGCTACACCTAAAGATAATGGAAAATTTGGTTATACTGGTGTGATAACTGAAGTAAATGGAACAATTATAAATAACTTGATTAAAGAGGGATTTATCCCTGTTATTGCTCCAATTGCAGATAGTGCTGAACCAAATCATCCAGGATTTAATATAAATGCTGATGTGGCAGCAAGCAAAGTTGCACAAGCTTTAAAAGCACAAAAAGTTCTATTTTTAACTGATACAGTTGGAGTTTTAGATAAACAAGGAAATCTTCTAAACTCTTTAGATCAAAATGATGTTGAAAACTATAAAGCAGATGGGACAATTGCAGGAGGAATGATACCTAAAGTTGATTCTTGCATTGATGCTATTTATAATGGAGTTAATAAAGCTCATATTATTGATGGTAGAGTTGAACACTCAATTTTATTAGAACTTTTTACAAGTGATGGAATAGGTACACAATTTATAAGAAAAGATGGCAATAATAACGGTATAGATATAGAAAAATTATTAAATGAAAAATAA
- a CDS encoding GGDEF domain-containing protein — MQTKNKIIFLVIFITFSMFVLLIVNLIYNFRDYGIKNIDDKAHSIAKTIEHSLTSQMVTGVIENRELFLSQLEDLPNIDKIWLSRGKDVVDMFGIGFNNEIARDEIDNEVLNNGEVKRVVTENIFSKSHYRITIPYKATSQGKIDCMKCHTNAKEGDTLGAITITMSIDDSKEVGITTVTHTAIIALVLMVIIIFLINFLISPFLSLFDEIKNVMNKAQSGDYSHRIENARGKESKDVASWINGLLEKLEITLDAIDSKISIFLSDNLSEEKDHLINVKNTVDRLSDVYRFRKTIEYDETLDEIYSRLAHVFRDKLDIQNFNFFESDTIHNKVSVVYVQNKMYCNIVDTGCRADRTNTIIDSTQFKNVCSSCKDCEETNYFCIPYSISNELDLIVSIYTDSVKETQRIREIIPYIQDYIDSAKTVIVSKKLMNILELNARTDPLTGLYNRKYLDDSIDKITAQATRANITFGVLMLDIDHFKMVNDTYGHDVGDNAIKIVAETLLENTRESDIVVRFGGEEFIVLLYNCDESSVERIALKIKEAFTLKKIPAGNTTITKTMSIGTSMYPKDHKNVKECIKYADLALYEAKETGRNKVVAFTTKLLEKK; from the coding sequence ATGCAGACAAAGAATAAAATTATTTTTCTAGTTATTTTTATCACTTTTTCGATGTTTGTTTTATTAATTGTAAATTTAATTTATAATTTTAGAGACTATGGTATTAAGAATATTGATGATAAAGCACATTCTATAGCTAAAACAATTGAACACTCTTTAACCTCACAGATGGTAACTGGTGTTATCGAAAATAGAGAGCTTTTTTTAAGTCAATTAGAGGACTTACCAAATATAGATAAGATTTGGTTAAGTAGAGGTAAAGATGTAGTTGATATGTTTGGAATAGGATTTAATAATGAAATAGCCAGAGATGAAATAGATAATGAAGTTTTAAATAACGGTGAAGTAAAAAGAGTAGTAACTGAAAATATCTTTTCAAAAAGTCATTATAGAATTACAATTCCATATAAAGCTACAAGTCAAGGAAAAATTGACTGTATGAAATGTCATACAAATGCTAAAGAAGGGGATACTTTAGGGGCTATTACTATTACTATGTCAATAGATGATTCAAAAGAAGTGGGAATTACAACTGTTACACATACAGCTATAATTGCTCTTGTTTTAATGGTAATAATTATCTTCTTAATTAATTTTTTAATTTCACCATTTTTAAGTTTATTTGATGAGATTAAAAATGTAATGAACAAAGCTCAAAGTGGAGATTATTCACATAGAATTGAAAATGCCAGAGGTAAAGAGTCAAAAGATGTTGCTTCATGGATTAATGGTTTACTTGAAAAACTAGAAATAACTTTAGATGCAATTGATTCAAAAATTTCTATTTTCTTATCAGATAATTTAAGTGAAGAAAAAGACCACTTAATAAATGTAAAAAATACAGTAGATAGATTATCTGATGTTTATAGATTTAGAAAAACAATTGAATATGATGAAACTTTAGATGAAATTTATTCAAGACTTGCCCATGTATTTAGAGATAAATTAGATATTCAAAACTTTAACTTCTTTGAATCAGATACTATACATAATAAAGTAAGTGTAGTTTATGTTCAAAATAAAATGTATTGCAATATTGTAGATACAGGATGTAGAGCAGATAGAACAAATACGATAATTGATTCAACACAATTTAAAAATGTTTGTTCTTCTTGTAAAGATTGTGAAGAGACAAACTATTTTTGTATTCCATACTCAATTTCAAATGAGCTTGATTTAATTGTGTCTATTTATACTGATTCAGTTAAAGAAACACAAAGAATAAGAGAAATTATACCTTATATTCAAGATTATATAGATTCAGCAAAAACAGTAATTGTTAGCAAAAAACTGATGAATATTCTTGAATTAAATGCAAGAACAGACCCATTAACAGGACTATACAATAGAAAATATTTAGATGACTCTATTGATAAAATAACTGCACAAGCAACAAGAGCAAATATTACTTTTGGTGTACTTATGCTAGATATTGATCATTTTAAAATGGTTAATGATACATATGGACATGATGTGGGAGATAATGCTATTAAAATAGTAGCTGAAACTTTACTTGAAAACACAAGAGAATCAGATATTGTAGTAAGATTTGGAGGTGAAGAGTTTATTGTATTGTTATATAACTGCGATGAATCTTCAGTTGAAAGAATTGCACTTAAAATTAAAGAAGCCTTTACTCTTAAAAAAATTCCTGCTGGAAATACAACAATTACTAAAACTATGAGTATTGGAACATCTATGTATCCAAAAGATCATAAAAATGTAAAAGAGTGTATAAAATATGCCGATTTAGCTTTATATGAAGCTAAAGAAACAGGAAGAAATAAAGTAGTAGCCTTTACTACAAAACTTTTAGAAAAGAAGTAG